A region of Bradyrhizobium sp. SZCCHNS1050 DNA encodes the following proteins:
- the ftsY gene encoding signal recognition particle-docking protein FtsY, with amino-acid sequence MNDTTSETPKLSWWRRLSAGLKRTSGALGTAVADLVTKRKLDRAMLDDIEDVLLRADLGTQVAARIADAVGTGRYDKTISADEVKAVVATEVEKVLSPVAKPLEIAPGHKPFVILVVGVNGSGKTTTIGKLAQKFASEGRQVMLAAGDTFRAAAIEQLKVWGERTKAPVIAGAQGSDSASLAFTAITAAKEQGRDILLIDTAGRLQNKAELMNELEKVVRVIRKVDASAPHAVLLVLDATVGQNALSQVEAFHRTAGVTGLVMTKLDGTARGGILVALSEKFKLPVHFIGVGEGVDDLSPFAARDFARAIAGIED; translated from the coding sequence ATGAACGATACCACCTCCGAAACACCCAAGCTGTCGTGGTGGCGGCGGCTGTCGGCCGGCCTGAAACGCACGTCCGGCGCGCTCGGCACGGCCGTCGCCGATCTCGTCACCAAGCGCAAGCTCGACCGCGCGATGCTCGACGACATCGAGGACGTGCTGCTGCGCGCCGATCTCGGCACCCAGGTCGCCGCGCGAATCGCCGACGCCGTCGGGACCGGCCGCTACGACAAGACGATCAGCGCCGACGAGGTCAAGGCGGTCGTCGCGACCGAGGTCGAGAAGGTGCTGTCGCCGGTGGCGAAGCCGCTCGAGATCGCGCCGGGCCACAAACCGTTCGTCATTCTCGTCGTCGGCGTCAACGGCTCCGGCAAGACGACCACGATCGGCAAGCTGGCGCAGAAATTCGCCTCCGAAGGCAGGCAGGTGATGCTGGCCGCGGGCGACACGTTCCGTGCCGCCGCGATCGAGCAGCTCAAGGTCTGGGGCGAGCGCACCAAGGCGCCGGTGATCGCCGGCGCGCAGGGCTCGGACTCCGCCAGCCTTGCGTTCACCGCCATCACCGCGGCAAAGGAGCAGGGCCGCGACATCCTGCTGATCGATACTGCCGGCCGTTTGCAGAACAAGGCCGAGCTGATGAACGAGCTCGAAAAGGTGGTGCGTGTCATTCGCAAGGTCGACGCGTCGGCGCCGCATGCGGTGCTGCTCGTGCTCGACGCGACGGTGGGACAAAATGCGCTGTCGCAGGTCGAGGCGTTTCATCGTACGGCAGGCGTCACCGGCCTCGTGATGACCAAGCTCGACGGTACGGCGCGCGGCGGCATCCTCGTGGCGCTGTCGGAGAAGTTCAAGCTGCCGGTGCACTTCATCGGCGTCGGCGAGGGGGTCGATGATCTCTCACCGTTCGCCGCGAGAGATTTTGCGCGGGCGATCGCCGGCATCGAGGATTGA
- the mtaB gene encoding tRNA (N(6)-L-threonylcarbamoyladenosine(37)-C(2))-methylthiotransferase MtaB: MSVDVVTFGCRLNAFESELIAKHAEAAGADDTIVINSCAVTNEAVAQARQSIRKLKRERPAARIVVTGCAAQTQAGMFAAMPEVDRVIGNDDKLRPDAWRATTRALAVPRFGIDASEKVAVSDIMAVMEMAPHLVDGFQRGLPRVFVQVQNGCDHRCTFCIIPFGRGNSRSVPMGAVVDQVRALADRGHAEIVLTGVDLTSYGAGLPGTPKLGRLVKQILRHVPELRRLRISSIDSIEADADLLDALADDARLMPHLHLSLQAGDDLILKRMKRRHARADAIAFCAQVRRLRPDIALGADLIAGFPTETEEMFARSLDLVEECGLTFLHVFPYSPRPGTPAARMPQVDGAVIRDRARRLRAAGEAALRRRLEQEIGCQREVLIESETQGRTEHYLPVATTTALPGTVQRLTITGHHGARLLVQNSVMPGLDPGIHAVPKN, encoded by the coding sequence ATGAGCGTCGACGTCGTTACCTTCGGCTGCCGCCTCAACGCGTTCGAATCCGAGCTGATCGCGAAACATGCCGAGGCGGCCGGTGCCGACGACACCATCGTCATCAACAGCTGTGCCGTCACCAACGAGGCGGTGGCGCAGGCCCGGCAGTCGATCCGCAAATTGAAGCGCGAGCGCCCCGCGGCTCGCATCGTCGTGACCGGCTGCGCCGCGCAGACGCAGGCCGGCATGTTCGCTGCCATGCCCGAGGTCGACCGCGTCATCGGCAATGACGACAAGCTGCGGCCCGATGCGTGGCGTGCGACCACACGGGCGTTGGCGGTGCCACGGTTCGGCATCGATGCGTCCGAGAAGGTGGCCGTCTCCGACATCATGGCGGTGATGGAGATGGCGCCGCATCTGGTCGACGGCTTCCAGCGCGGCCTGCCGCGCGTGTTCGTGCAGGTGCAGAACGGCTGCGATCATCGCTGCACCTTCTGCATCATCCCGTTCGGTCGCGGCAATTCGCGCTCGGTGCCGATGGGCGCTGTGGTGGATCAGGTCCGCGCGCTGGCCGATCGTGGCCATGCCGAGATCGTGCTCACCGGCGTCGACCTGACGAGCTATGGCGCCGGCCTGCCCGGCACGCCGAAGCTCGGCCGGCTTGTGAAGCAGATCCTGCGCCACGTGCCGGAGTTGAGACGCCTGCGCATCTCCTCGATCGATTCGATCGAGGCCGATGCCGACCTGCTCGATGCGCTCGCGGATGATGCCAGGCTGATGCCGCATCTGCATCTGTCGCTGCAGGCGGGTGACGATCTGATCCTGAAGCGCATGAAGCGACGGCATGCGCGCGCCGATGCCATCGCATTCTGTGCTCAGGTGCGCCGGCTGCGGCCGGACATCGCGCTTGGCGCCGATCTGATCGCGGGATTTCCGACCGAGACCGAGGAGATGTTCGCGCGCTCGCTCGATCTCGTCGAGGAATGCGGGCTAACCTTCCTGCACGTCTTTCCCTATTCGCCGCGGCCGGGCACGCCGGCGGCGCGCATGCCGCAGGTGGACGGCGCCGTCATCCGTGATCGGGCCCGGCGGCTGCGGGCCGCGGGAGAGGCGGCGTTGCGGCGGCGGTTGGAGCAGGAGATCGGCTGTCAGCGTGAGGTGCTGATCGAGAGTGAGACCCAGGGACGGACGGAGCATTATCTGCCGGTCGCCACGACCACTGCGTTGCCAGGCACCGTGCAGCGGCTCACGATCACGGGGCATCATGGGGCCCGGCTGTTAGTCCAGAATTCCGTCATGCCCGGGCTTGACCCGGGCATCCACGCTGTCCCCAAGAACTAA
- a CDS encoding transposase — protein sequence MIVPFRCVGIDVCKPYLDIFDEAVGAPERIANGPQAITQLVARWGCDVLVVFEATGVYDLELREALRRAGIRFARINPARARDFARASGQLAKTDPIDARTLAAFGRAMQPATEQAMTPAQSALARLAKRRDQLVAMRAQEKNRRSEAEDRAMAERISRLIEVLNDEIVEIEAEINALIKAEPVLAEQAQLMRSVPGVGPVACMQLITQMPELGHLGPKEVAALAGLAPFNRDSGAYRGKRKIGGGRKRVRDALYMAALNAVRRADRFKIFYNRLRQAGKPAKLALIAVARKLLTILNAMMRDRKPYAITPST from the coding sequence GTGATCGTACCTTTTCGTTGCGTCGGAATCGACGTTTGCAAACCCTATCTCGATATTTTTGATGAAGCCGTGGGGGCGCCGGAGCGCATCGCCAACGGGCCACAGGCCATCACACAGCTGGTGGCGCGTTGGGGATGCGATGTTCTGGTGGTCTTTGAGGCCACGGGTGTCTACGACCTCGAACTGCGCGAGGCCCTGCGTCGGGCGGGCATCCGCTTTGCGCGGATCAACCCGGCTCGAGCTCGCGATTTCGCCCGCGCCAGCGGCCAACTCGCCAAGACCGATCCGATCGACGCGCGAACGCTGGCAGCCTTTGGGCGCGCCATGCAGCCAGCCACCGAGCAGGCCATGACGCCTGCCCAAAGCGCCCTCGCCAGGCTTGCAAAACGGCGGGATCAACTGGTTGCCATGCGCGCCCAGGAAAAGAACCGCCGCAGCGAGGCCGAGGACCGCGCCATGGCCGAACGCATCAGCCGCCTGATCGAGGTCCTCAATGACGAGATCGTCGAGATCGAGGCCGAGATCAACGCGCTCATCAAAGCCGAGCCGGTGCTTGCGGAGCAGGCACAGCTGATGCGCTCCGTGCCCGGTGTGGGACCCGTCGCCTGCATGCAACTCATCACCCAGATGCCGGAACTCGGCCATCTCGGGCCAAAGGAGGTAGCCGCTCTTGCGGGCCTGGCTCCCTTCAATCGCGATAGCGGGGCGTATCGTGGCAAGCGCAAGATCGGCGGCGGCCGGAAGCGTGTCCGCGACGCCCTCTACATGGCCGCCCTCAACGCCGTCCGCCGCGCCGATCGCTTCAAGATCTTTTACAACCGTCTGCGCCAAGCCGGTAAACCCGCCAAGCTCGCCCTCATCGCCGTCGCCAGGAAGCTTCTAACCATCCTGAATGCCATGATGCGCGACCGAAAACCTTATGCGATCACTCCATCAACATAA
- a CDS encoding GyrI-like domain-containing protein: MNLSTFRLVLAVSSVALLLGGTFARAQAPSASPAPAASATPAPAPSALPAPVAPASPAPAASASPAPATSPTPAASASPSPSSSPTAAQSPATTPPQAAAPAQAADAFGDEIKLEAKKVVLVKGTANWDNAFDTLIDSFKSLSATLDKQGIKPAGNGMIVYTSTDDTGFTFLAEMPVEQEPKTLGKGMSIGQSPEGKALKFVHRGSYDNMDNTYEAITNHLDERRLEAKDTFIEEYLTDPLKTAEDKLVINVYVPLK, translated from the coding sequence ATGAATCTCAGCACTTTCCGCCTCGTTCTGGCCGTGAGCTCGGTCGCGCTCCTGCTCGGCGGCACGTTCGCCCGGGCCCAGGCGCCGTCGGCCTCGCCGGCTCCGGCGGCCTCAGCCACGCCCGCACCGGCCCCGAGCGCGCTACCGGCGCCGGTGGCGCCGGCCTCTCCTGCGCCTGCCGCGTCGGCCAGTCCGGCGCCCGCGACCAGCCCGACGCCGGCCGCCAGCGCGAGCCCCTCGCCGTCGTCATCTCCGACCGCGGCCCAGTCCCCGGCCACGACGCCGCCGCAAGCCGCGGCGCCGGCCCAGGCGGCCGACGCCTTCGGCGACGAGATCAAGCTCGAGGCGAAGAAGGTCGTCCTCGTCAAGGGCACCGCGAATTGGGACAATGCGTTCGACACGCTGATCGACTCCTTCAAATCGCTGTCGGCCACGCTGGACAAGCAGGGCATCAAGCCCGCCGGCAACGGCATGATCGTCTACACCTCGACCGACGACACCGGCTTCACCTTCCTGGCCGAGATGCCGGTCGAGCAGGAGCCGAAGACGCTCGGCAAGGGGATGAGCATCGGCCAGTCGCCCGAGGGCAAGGCGCTGAAGTTCGTCCATCGCGGCTCCTACGACAACATGGACAACACCTACGAGGCGATCACCAACCACCTCGACGAGCGCCGGCTGGAGGCCAAGGACACCTTCATCGAGGAGTACCTGACCGACCCCTTGAAGACGGCCGAGGACAAGCTCGTCATCAACGTCTACGTGCCGCTGAAGTGA
- the dapF gene encoding diaminopimelate epimerase, protein MSALANHSFVKMNGIGNEIVVVDLRDVKHVVTPDEARAVASRVPYDQLMVLQPPRLDGTEAFIRIYNNDGSESGACGNGMRCVVRQVFGKTGQTSATFETRAGLLNCWQGPAPDLYTVDMGAPKFGWQDIPLAEEFRDTRYIELQIGPIDAPILHSPSVVNMGNPHAVFWVEDVNAYDLERFGPLLENHPIFPERANITLAHIVDRDHITMRTWERGAGLTKACGSAACATAVAAVRLKRANRIVQMTLPGGELTIEWRERDDHVLMTGTATFEFEGRFEPSMFASVA, encoded by the coding sequence ATGAGCGCGCTGGCCAACCACAGCTTCGTCAAGATGAACGGGATCGGCAACGAGATCGTCGTGGTCGATCTGCGCGACGTGAAGCATGTCGTCACGCCGGACGAGGCGCGGGCGGTGGCATCCCGGGTGCCCTACGATCAGCTGATGGTGCTGCAGCCGCCGCGGCTCGACGGCACCGAAGCGTTCATCCGCATCTACAACAATGACGGATCGGAGTCCGGCGCCTGCGGCAACGGCATGCGCTGCGTGGTGCGCCAGGTGTTCGGCAAGACGGGCCAGACCAGCGCGACATTCGAGACCCGCGCCGGGTTGTTGAACTGCTGGCAGGGGCCGGCGCCCGACCTCTACACCGTCGACATGGGCGCGCCGAAGTTCGGCTGGCAGGACATTCCTCTCGCCGAGGAGTTCCGCGACACCCGCTACATCGAGCTGCAGATCGGACCGATCGACGCGCCGATCCTGCATTCGCCCTCGGTCGTCAACATGGGCAATCCGCACGCGGTGTTCTGGGTCGAGGACGTCAACGCCTATGATCTGGAGCGCTTCGGGCCGCTGCTGGAGAACCATCCGATCTTCCCGGAGCGGGCCAACATCACACTCGCCCACATCGTCGATCGCGACCACATCACGATGCGCACCTGGGAGCGCGGCGCGGGGCTGACCAAGGCCTGCGGTTCGGCGGCCTGTGCGACAGCGGTCGCGGCCGTCAGGCTGAAGCGTGCCAACCGGATCGTGCAGATGACGCTGCCCGGCGGCGAGCTCACGATCGAGTGGCGCGAGCGCGACGATCACGTGCTGATGACGGGCACCGCGACGTTCGAGTTCGAGGGACGGTTCGAGCCGTCGATGTTCGCCAGCGTCGCATGA
- a CDS encoding SIMPL domain-containing protein codes for MIIRPILAVALATSFAMPALADDIARQDTPAITVSGEASVSAPPDLAQIDAGVASDAKTAREAAEANNAAMAKVLQALKAAGIADKDYQTSRLSLQPQYAQNRPAQPAVTGYRASNRVTIKLHDVAKVASVIDTLVAAGANDVGNIYFSVAEPSKLLDQAREKAVADARRKAEIYAKAAGVTLGQPLSISEDGAPAPVFRAKTFAAPMAATPTPVAQGEETLSITVNVTWAIKPGQ; via the coding sequence ATGATCATCAGACCCATCCTCGCGGTCGCGCTCGCGACCAGCTTCGCAATGCCCGCCCTCGCGGATGACATCGCCCGGCAGGACACGCCGGCGATCACCGTCAGCGGCGAGGCCAGCGTGTCGGCGCCGCCGGATCTGGCGCAGATCGACGCCGGCGTGGCATCCGACGCCAAGACCGCGCGCGAGGCCGCCGAGGCCAACAACGCCGCCATGGCCAAGGTGCTGCAGGCGCTGAAGGCGGCCGGGATCGCCGACAAGGACTATCAGACATCGCGGCTGTCGCTGCAGCCGCAATATGCGCAGAACCGGCCGGCCCAGCCGGCGGTGACCGGCTATCGCGCCAGCAATCGCGTCACCATCAAGCTGCACGACGTCGCCAAGGTCGCCAGCGTGATCGATACGCTGGTCGCGGCCGGCGCCAACGATGTCGGCAACATCTATTTCAGCGTCGCCGAGCCATCCAAGCTGCTCGACCAGGCGCGCGAGAAGGCCGTCGCAGACGCCCGCCGCAAGGCCGAGATCTATGCCAAGGCCGCCGGCGTGACGCTGGGTCAGCCGCTCAGCATCTCCGAGGACGGCGCGCCCGCCCCGGTGTTCCGCGCCAAGACCTTCGCCGCACCGATGGCCGCGACGCCGACACCGGTGGCGCAGGGCGAGGAGACGCTGTCGATCACGGTCAACGTGACCTGGGCGATCAAGCCGGGGCAGTAG
- a CDS encoding RNA pseudouridine synthase, whose amino-acid sequence MDINQPTDEEMLARVLHRDGLMLVIDKPAGIPVHKGPKGGPNLEASFDALRFGLPRPPVLAHRLDKETSGCLVLGRHRKATASLGLLFKHGKISKTYWAVVEGGPDADEGVIELPLGKLNAERGWWQKPDRNGQPAVTKWRVLGRSYSLASLSLNSPPTRGNDSPPPCGEGSGVGVPTGSVAWSHPPPQPSPTRREGAQLPTGEGESVHSNRSPRLTWLAMEPVTGRTHQLRVHSAASGWPIVGDNIYGNGPRFGEPRLHLHAREISIPLSKNKPPVHVVAPAPVHMHERLRMCGWNGA is encoded by the coding sequence ATGGACATTAACCAACCAACCGACGAGGAAATGCTCGCCCGTGTGCTCCACCGCGACGGGCTGATGCTGGTGATCGACAAGCCGGCCGGCATTCCCGTGCACAAGGGACCGAAGGGCGGACCGAACCTCGAAGCCTCCTTCGACGCGCTGCGCTTCGGCCTGCCGCGCCCGCCGGTGCTGGCGCATCGGCTGGACAAGGAAACCTCGGGCTGTCTGGTGCTCGGCCGTCATCGCAAGGCAACCGCGTCGCTCGGGCTTTTGTTCAAGCATGGCAAGATTTCGAAGACCTATTGGGCCGTCGTCGAGGGCGGACCTGACGCTGACGAGGGCGTGATCGAGCTCCCGCTCGGCAAGCTGAACGCCGAGCGCGGCTGGTGGCAGAAGCCGGATCGGAACGGGCAGCCAGCGGTGACGAAATGGCGGGTGCTGGGGAGGTCGTACTCTCTTGCCAGTCTATCCCTGAACTCCCCTCCCACTCGTGGCAACGACTCCCCTCCCCCTTGCGGGGAGGGGTCGGGGGTGGGGGTCCCCACGGGCAGTGTCGCTTGGAGCCACCCCCCTCCCCAACCCTCCCCCACAAGGAGGGAGGGAGCGCAGCTGCCAACCGGAGAGGGAGAGTCGGTGCACTCCAATCGCAGTCCGCGACTCACTTGGCTGGCGATGGAACCGGTCACCGGCCGCACGCATCAACTGCGCGTGCATTCGGCAGCGTCGGGATGGCCGATCGTCGGTGACAACATCTATGGCAACGGCCCGCGCTTCGGCGAGCCGCGGCTGCATCTGCACGCACGCGAGATTTCGATTCCGCTGTCGAAAAACAAGCCGCCGGTACACGTGGTGGCGCCGGCGCCGGTGCACATGCATGAGCGGCTGAGGATGTGCGGGTGGAACGGGGCGTGA
- a CDS encoding MBL fold metallo-hydrolase has translation MLRRSRTYSGPVTDHFDGKRFYDPDGVPPKSLSQVLRWQFDRNRKRSRWPSWAASPHADTPPHRIDGETVRLSFIGHASWLVQTGGLNILVDPVWSERVSPFAFAGPRRHNDPGIAFEGLPHIDVVLVSHGHYDHLDIRTLSKLTARFSPRVVTPLGNDLTMIDADSKIRAEAYDWHDRVTLNEEVAVTLVPTRHWTARGLFDRNKALWASFVLETPRGRVYIVCDSGYGTGKHFRRVAEQHAPIRLAILPIGAYEPRWFMRDQHMNPEDAVQALQDCGAEAALAHHHGTFQLTDEAIDAPVRALHAALDQAGIPRERFGVLKPGQVVEI, from the coding sequence TTGCTGCGCCGTTCCAGGACCTATTCCGGCCCCGTCACCGACCATTTCGACGGCAAGCGCTTCTACGATCCCGACGGCGTTCCGCCCAAATCCCTGTCCCAGGTGCTGCGCTGGCAGTTCGACCGCAACCGCAAGCGTTCCCGCTGGCCGTCCTGGGCGGCGAGCCCGCACGCCGACACGCCGCCGCACCGGATCGACGGCGAGACAGTGCGGCTGTCCTTCATCGGCCACGCCAGCTGGCTGGTCCAGACCGGCGGGCTCAACATCCTGGTCGATCCTGTCTGGTCGGAGCGGGTGTCGCCATTCGCGTTCGCCGGTCCCCGGCGGCACAATGATCCCGGCATCGCCTTTGAGGGGCTGCCGCATATCGACGTCGTGCTGGTGTCGCATGGGCATTACGATCATCTCGACATCCGGACGTTGTCGAAGCTGACCGCGCGATTTTCGCCGCGGGTCGTCACGCCGCTGGGCAACGACCTTACGATGATCGACGCTGACTCCAAGATCCGCGCCGAGGCCTATGACTGGCACGATCGCGTGACGCTGAACGAGGAGGTCGCCGTGACCCTGGTGCCGACGCGGCACTGGACGGCGCGCGGCCTGTTCGACCGCAACAAGGCGCTGTGGGCGAGCTTCGTGCTGGAGACGCCGCGCGGCAGGGTCTACATCGTCTGCGATTCCGGTTACGGCACGGGCAAGCATTTCCGCCGCGTGGCGGAGCAGCACGCGCCGATCAGGCTCGCGATCCTGCCGATCGGCGCCTACGAGCCGCGCTGGTTCATGCGCGACCAGCACATGAACCCGGAGGATGCCGTGCAGGCGCTGCAGGACTGCGGCGCGGAGGCCGCGCTGGCGCATCACCACGGCACGTTCCAACTGACGGACGAGGCGATCGACGCGCCGGTGCGCGCCCTGCACGCCGCGCTCGACCAGGCCGGCATCCCGCGCGAGCGGTTTGGTGTGCTCAAGCCAGGACAGGTGGTGGAGATCTAA
- a CDS encoding septation protein A, with translation MDKTQPHPLFKLATELGPLIIFFVVNAKFNLFAATGAFMVAIIAALIASYVVTRHVPLMALVTAVVVIVFGTLTLVLHDETFIKVKPTIIYGLFAAVLGGGLLFNRSFIAIMFDQMFNLTPAGWRILTFRWALFFAAMAVLNEIIWRTQSTDFWVGFKAFGVVPLTMIFAIAQMPLIKRYHQDPASLEASDAAEGDVSKG, from the coding sequence ATGGACAAGACCCAGCCGCACCCGCTGTTCAAGCTCGCGACCGAGCTCGGCCCGCTGATCATCTTCTTCGTGGTCAATGCCAAGTTCAACCTGTTCGCGGCGACCGGCGCGTTCATGGTCGCGATCATCGCGGCGCTGATCGCGTCCTACGTGGTGACGCGGCACGTCCCGCTGATGGCGCTGGTGACCGCCGTCGTCGTCATCGTGTTCGGCACGCTGACCCTGGTGCTGCACGACGAGACCTTCATCAAGGTCAAGCCGACCATCATCTACGGACTGTTCGCGGCCGTGCTTGGTGGCGGGCTGCTGTTCAATCGCTCCTTCATCGCGATCATGTTCGATCAGATGTTCAATCTGACGCCCGCGGGCTGGCGCATCCTCACGTTTCGCTGGGCGCTGTTCTTTGCCGCGATGGCGGTGCTGAACGAGATCATCTGGCGCACGCAGAGCACCGATTTCTGGGTCGGCTTCAAGGCGTTCGGCGTCGTGCCGCTGACCATGATCTTCGCCATCGCCCAGATGCCGCTGATCAAGCGCTACCACCAGGACCCGGCGTCGCTCGAAGCCAGCGATGCGGCGGAAGGGGATGTGAGCAAGGGGTAG
- the ccmD gene encoding heme exporter protein CcmD: MDLGPYTSFIATSYLAAALVVMLLIGWIAIDYRTQKARLRALDDSGISRRSGRAATDIQ; encoded by the coding sequence ATGGACCTCGGCCCCTATACCTCCTTCATCGCCACCTCCTATCTTGCGGCGGCGCTGGTCGTGATGCTGCTGATCGGCTGGATCGCCATCGACTACCGCACCCAGAAGGCGCGCTTGCGCGCGCTCGACGACAGCGGCATCAGCCGCCGTTCCGGCCGCGCCGCGACGGATATCCAATGA
- a CDS encoding DsbE family thiol:disulfide interchange protein, whose amino-acid sequence MTEQAATEPAPRRRSFLMLLPLVVFLGLAALFWSRLGNGDPSRIPSALIGRPAPATPLPALAELARDGTPVPGLDPAALKGKVSIINVWASWCVPCHDEAPLLVELGRDKRFQIIGINYKDGADNARRFLGRYGNPYDVVGVDGNGRAGIEWGVYGVPETFVVGREGTIVYKLVGPITAQNIDAVLKPEIEKALKAGS is encoded by the coding sequence ATGACCGAACAGGCTGCGACAGAGCCGGCGCCGCGGCGCCGCTCATTCCTCATGCTGCTGCCGCTCGTGGTGTTCCTCGGGCTGGCGGCGCTGTTCTGGTCGCGCCTCGGCAACGGCGACCCGTCGCGCATTCCATCCGCGCTGATCGGCCGCCCCGCGCCGGCCACGCCGCTGCCGGCGCTGGCGGAACTGGCGAGGGACGGCACGCCGGTGCCCGGCCTCGACCCGGCTGCGCTCAAGGGCAAGGTCAGTATCATCAATGTCTGGGCATCGTGGTGCGTGCCCTGCCACGACGAGGCGCCGCTGCTGGTCGAGCTCGGCCGCGACAAGCGCTTCCAGATCATCGGCATCAACTACAAGGACGGCGCCGACAACGCCCGCCGCTTCCTCGGCCGCTACGGCAACCCTTATGACGTCGTCGGCGTCGACGGCAACGGCCGCGCCGGCATCGAATGGGGTGTCTATGGCGTGCCCGAGACCTTCGTCGTCGGCCGCGAGGGCACCATCGTCTACAAGCTGGTCGGCCCGATCACGGCGCAGAACATCGATGCGGTGTTGAAACCGGAAATCGAGAAGGCGCTGAAGGCGGGTTCGTAA
- the ffh gene encoding signal recognition particle protein encodes MFDNLSERLGGILDRLTGRGSLSEADVDAAMREVRRALLEADVALEVVRSFTERVREQAIGATVVKSVTPGQMVVKIVHDELVKTLGDDGQTIDLNAVPPVPIMMVGLQGSGKTTTTAKLARRMVQRDKRKVLMASLDVYRPAAMEQLAVLGRDLDIPTLPIVAGQMPPQIARRAIEAAKLGGYDVVLLDTAGRTTLDEDMMKEAAEIKAVANPHEVLLVADSLTGQDAVNLARAFDQRVGLTGIALTRIDGDGRGGAALSMRAVTGKPIKLLGTGEKTDALEDFYPSRIAGRILGMGDIVSLVEKAAANIDAEKAARAAERMRKGQFDLNDMREQLQQMAQMGGIGGLMGMMPGISKMKNQIAAAGIDDKILKRQVAIIDSMTREERKHPDLLKASRKKRIAAGSGQSVEHVNKLLKMHRNMADVMKAMGSGKRGPLAGIAQAMGFGGGGGMPSPDQLKALAEKMPGGMPGGLPNLPKDLPAGLRGGLPNLPGLTGLSGKPTLPGLGLPPGKKK; translated from the coding sequence TTGTTCGACAATCTGTCGGAAAGGCTTGGCGGCATTCTCGATCGGCTGACGGGGCGTGGTTCGCTCTCGGAAGCCGATGTCGACGCCGCGATGCGCGAAGTCCGCCGGGCGCTGCTCGAGGCCGACGTCGCGCTGGAGGTTGTCCGCAGCTTCACCGAGCGCGTGCGCGAGCAGGCGATCGGCGCCACCGTCGTCAAGTCGGTCACCCCCGGCCAGATGGTCGTCAAGATCGTCCATGACGAGCTGGTCAAGACGCTCGGCGACGACGGCCAGACCATCGACCTCAACGCCGTGCCGCCGGTGCCGATCATGATGGTCGGCCTGCAGGGCTCCGGCAAGACGACCACCACCGCCAAGCTCGCGCGCCGCATGGTCCAGCGCGACAAGCGCAAGGTGCTGATGGCCTCGCTCGACGTCTACCGTCCGGCCGCCATGGAGCAGCTCGCGGTGCTCGGCCGCGACCTGGACATCCCGACGCTGCCGATCGTGGCCGGCCAGATGCCGCCGCAGATCGCACGCCGCGCCATCGAGGCCGCCAAGCTCGGCGGCTACGACGTGGTGCTGCTCGACACCGCCGGCCGCACCACGCTGGACGAGGACATGATGAAGGAGGCCGCCGAGATCAAGGCGGTCGCCAACCCGCACGAGGTGCTGCTGGTCGCGGATTCGCTGACCGGCCAGGACGCCGTCAATCTCGCCCGCGCCTTCGACCAGCGCGTCGGCCTCACCGGCATCGCGCTGACCCGTATCGACGGCGACGGACGCGGCGGTGCGGCGCTGTCGATGCGCGCGGTCACCGGCAAGCCGATCAAGCTGCTCGGCACCGGCGAAAAGACCGACGCGCTGGAAGACTTCTATCCCTCGCGCATTGCCGGCCGCATCCTCGGCATGGGCGACATCGTCTCGCTGGTCGAGAAGGCCGCGGCGAACATCGACGCCGAGAAGGCCGCGCGCGCCGCCGAGCGGATGCGCAAGGGCCAGTTCGACCTCAACGACATGCGCGAGCAACTGCAGCAGATGGCGCAGATGGGCGGCATCGGCGGGCTGATGGGCATGATGCCCGGCATCTCGAAGATGAAGAACCAGATCGCGGCCGCCGGCATCGACGACAAGATCCTCAAGCGCCAGGTCGCGATCATCGATTCGATGACGCGCGAGGAGCGCAAGCATCCCGACCTGCTCAAGGCCAGCCGCAAAAAGCGCATCGCGGCCGGCTCCGGCCAGAGCGTCGAGCACGTCAACAAGCTGCTCAAGATGCACCGGAACATGGCCGACGTGATGAAGGCCATGGGCTCAGGCAAGCGCGGCCCGCTGGCCGGCATCGCCCAGGCGATGGGTTTTGGCGGCGGTGGCGGCATGCCCTCGCCGGATCAGCTCAAGGCGCTTGCGGAAAAGATGCCGGGTGGCATGCCCGGCGGACTGCCGAATTTGCCGAAGGATCTGCCCGCCGGCCTGCGCGGCGGCCTACCGAACCTCCCCGGCCTCACCGGTCTCAGCGGCAAGCCGACTCTGCCGGGCCTCGGCCTTCCTCCGGGGAAGAAGAAATAA